ACGCCGGGCCTCACGCCCGCGTTCACGCTCGACGGCCGCACGTCGTTCGACTCGGCCCAGTTGAACGAAACGCAGTCGGAGCTGAACAACTTCGCGGTGCTCGCGTTGCAGGGGACGAACGGCGGCGCGTTCGACTACCAGGTCGCGCTGTTCACGCGCTACACGCGCACGCAGTTCAACCCCGATCCGGTCGGCGACCTGATGTTCAACGGCGTCGCGTCGTCGGACTTCCACAGCAACCGCGCGAACGGCGTGCAGGTCGACACGACCTACCGACTGAACAACAGCCACACGCTGCGCGCGGGCCTGATGATGCAGCAGGAACACGCGACGTTCGACGACAACGTCGCCGTGTTCCCCGCCGACGCGGACGGCAATCCCCTGTCGAACCAGCCGTTCACGCTCGCCGACGCGAGCAGCAAAACCGGCTACCTCTACAGCGCGTACGTGCAGGACGAATGGAAGGTCGCGCGCAGCGTCACCGTGAACTACGGGCTGCGCTACGACCGGATGGACGAGTTCGTGCAGGCGAGCCAGTTGAGCCCGCGCATCGGCGTCGTCTGGCAGCCGACCAACGCGACGACCGTGCACGCCGGCTACTCGCGCTACTTCACGCCGCCCGCGTTCGAACTCGTGTCCGACTCCACGATCGGCCTCTTCAACGGCACGACGAACCAGAGCCCGAGTTCGCAGAACAGCCTGGTAAAGCCGGAGCGTTCGCACTACTTCGACATCGGCATCACGCAGCGGCTGACGCCCGCGCTGACCGTCGGCCTCGACGCGTACTACAAGAAAGCGACCGACCTGCTCGACGAAGGCCAGTTCGGCTCCGCGCTGATCTTCACGCCGTTCAACTACGCGCGCGGCCGCGTGTACGGCGTCGAGCTGACGACGAGCTACCACCAGGACAACGTGTCCGCGTACCTGAACGTCGCGTACAGCCGCGCGCAGGGCACCGACATCGAGTCCGCGCAGTTCAACTTCGAACCCGACGAACTCGCGTACATCGCGAACCACTGGGTGTCCCTCGACCACGACCAGCGCGTGACGGCGTCGTTCGGCGGCGCATATACGCTCGGCCGCACGACGTTCACCGCGGACGGCATCGTCGGCAGCGGGCTGCGCAGCGGCTTCGCGAACACCGACAGCCTGCCGTGGTACGCGCAGGTGAACCTCGGCGTGATCCAGCATTTCGACGAACCGCTCGTCGGCAACTTCGATGCGCGGCTCGTGCTGGTCAACGCGTTCGGCCGCGTGTACCAGTTGCGCGACGGCTCGGGCATCGGCGTCGGCGCGCCGCAGTACGGGCCGCAGCGCGCGATCTACGCGGGCCTGACGAAGCACTTCTGAGCCTCTCGATGAACCACTGGAACGATATCGACGCCACCATCAGCGCGGCCGGCTGGGTGCTGTATCCGCTGACCGGACTCGCCGTCGCCGCGCTCGCGATCACGTTCGACCGCGCGTATGCGCTGTGGCGCTTCGCGCGCGTGCCGGACGTGGCCGACGCATCCGACGACCCGGCTCTCGCCGTGGAGCGGCTGCCGCGCGGACACGCGTTGCGCCGCATCGCGCCGTTCTTCGCGGACGGCGCGCTGCCGATCCCGCAGATCGAGGCGCGCGTCGAGGCCGCCGCGCTGCGGATCGAGCGCGAGATGAGCCGCGGCCTGTGGCTGCTCGAAACGATCGTGACCGCCGCGCCGCTGGTCGGGCTGCTCGGCACGATCGTCGGGATGATGCACGCGTTCCGGCTGATCGGCGGCGACGGTCTCGTGAATCCGTCCGGCGTGACAGGCGGCGTCGCTCAGGCGCTGATCGCGACCGCGCTCGGCCTCGTGATCGCG
The Paraburkholderia caballeronis genome window above contains:
- a CDS encoding MotA/TolQ/ExbB proton channel family protein — protein: MNHWNDIDATISAAGWVLYPLTGLAVAALAITFDRAYALWRFARVPDVADASDDPALAVERLPRGHALRRIAPFFADGALPIPQIEARVEAAALRIEREMSRGLWLLETIVTAAPLVGLLGTIVGMMHAFRLIGGDGLVNPSGVTGGVAQALIATALGLVIALVALFAFNYFARRIDRLMEDVEIFANERLAVLRVAAERGGRSGAAR
- a CDS encoding TonB-dependent receptor, encoding MTTTRRSLIARASLLLFAQAIASHAFAADAGTSAPADATGPTQPATAADQSPQQTRKNDPTLDVTVNAQRLNRARNGLSPEVGSSVYRITQADIDAMPQGANTPLNQVLLQAPGVANDSFGQVHVRGDHADLQYRLNGIVIPEPISGFGQSLDSRIIDQMSLITGALPAQYGYRTAGIVDIRTKSGDTGNGGTLDVFGGSHQTLRTSADVFGSSGAFSYYFAGSLGENNLGIEAPTSDGSPLHDHTRQGSGFGYMSYLLNPLTRVSLMFGTAANQFELPNTPGLTPAFTLDGRTSFDSAQLNETQSELNNFAVLALQGTNGGAFDYQVALFTRYTRTQFNPDPVGDLMFNGVASSDFHSNRANGVQVDTTYRLNNSHTLRAGLMMQQEHATFDDNVAVFPADADGNPLSNQPFTLADASSKTGYLYSAYVQDEWKVARSVTVNYGLRYDRMDEFVQASQLSPRIGVVWQPTNATTVHAGYSRYFTPPAFELVSDSTIGLFNGTTNQSPSSQNSLVKPERSHYFDIGITQRLTPALTVGLDAYYKKATDLLDEGQFGSALIFTPFNYARGRVYGVELTTSYHQDNVSAYLNVAYSRAQGTDIESAQFNFEPDELAYIANHWVSLDHDQRVTASFGGAYTLGRTTFTADGIVGSGLRSGFANTDSLPWYAQVNLGVIQHFDEPLVGNFDARLVLVNAFGRVYQLRDGSGIGVGAPQYGPQRAIYAGLTKHF